The Rissa tridactyla isolate bRisTri1 chromosome 6, bRisTri1.patW.cur.20221130, whole genome shotgun sequence genome includes a region encoding these proteins:
- the LOC128911501 gene encoding sentrin-specific protease 2-like, giving the protein MEREVVATLGKGEPEEIMSSAFNLKVTREDIHTLRNGCWLNDEVINFYMGLVMERSKKAGYPSVHAFSSLFYEKLASGGYRTVRRLTRRVDVFHKDIIFVPINLSLHWALAVIDMRKKTVKYFDSRGQEGGDKICETLLKYLQEESREKRHVKLSVSEWTVHSMEPHEIPQQSNGSDCGVFTCKYADYISREKPLTFTQIHMPYFRERMVWEILHQELL; this is encoded by the exons atggagagagaggtcgttgccacattaggcaaaggtgagccagaggagatcatgagcagtgccttcaacctaaaggtgactcgtgaggacatccacaccttaaggaacggttgctggctaaatgatgag gtcattaatttctacatgggtcttgtgatggagagaagtaagaaggcaggatatccatcagtccacgcttttagttccttgttttatgaaaaactagcttctgggggctacaggacagtaagaagattgaccagacgcgtggatgtcttccacaaggacatcatcttcgtgcccattaacttgagcttgcactgggcactagcg gtcatagatatgagaaagaagaccgtcaaatacttTGACTCCCGAGGACAagaaggaggggacaagatttgtgagactttgct caaatacctgcaagaggagagccgtgaaaaaagacacgtgaagctgagtgtttcggagtggactgttcacagcatggagccacat gaaatccctcagcaatcgaatggaagcgactgtggcgttttcacctgcaaatacgcagattacatctcgagagagaaaccgctgacctttacacag